The following coding sequences lie in one Aspergillus puulaauensis MK2 DNA, chromosome 3, nearly complete sequence genomic window:
- the sly1 gene encoding syntaxin-binding protein (BUSCO:EOG092619MJ;~COG:U;~EggNog:ENOG410PI5M;~InterPro:IPR001619,IPR043127,IPR036045,IPR043154, IPR027482;~PFAM:PF00995;~go_process: GO:0006904 - vesicle docking involved in exocytosis [Evidence IEA];~go_process: GO:0016192 - vesicle-mediated transport [Evidence IEA]), which yields MASQPTSLRDRQVASIQKILNLNHDPNTAEDATNETSAQGLISTPILNEDGDPIWKVLVFDNLGRDVISSVLRVNDLRAWGVTIHLGLNATRYPIPDVPVVYLVEPTASNIQTIASDLQRGLYSPAYINFLSSVPRPLLEDFASQIATTGTSEHISQVYDQYLNFIVSEPDLFSLGMGNDAYWRINSAKTSDADLDEIVDRIVSGLFSVSVTMGAIPIIRCPKGGAAELIATKLDRKLRDHILNSKDNLFSTNKKSTPGVPSARPVLVIVDRNVDLVPMLSHSWTYQSLVQDVLQMRLNRITVETPLNESNPSSGTTKKAYDLGSNDFFWKRNAGAPFPHVAEEIDAELTRYKEDATEVTRKTGASSIEDLQADTSASAQHLKAAITLLPELRERKSILDMHMNIATALLKGIKDRQLDNFFELEESITKQSKAQMLELVNDSAKGINPTDKLRIFLIWFLSTETELSRADISQFEEALARAGVEDVSPIAYVRQVRELTRMTMMTTAAPQQQSSDIFRGFSSLSNRLTDRITSGALGANFDSLISGVKNFLPANKDLTLTKITESIMDPTAASSSAIAKTENYLYFDPRSTNARGTIPPASASRNAQTGSSSGPGTGASFGQRRQAFNEAIVFTVGGGSMDEYGNLQDWVQRTSGQQGNEGANNNRPPNEPLGGPRRRVVYGSTDLMNANDFLTESLAKLGREG from the exons ATGGCATCACAGCCCACCTCTCTACGAGACCGTCAGGTCG CTTCCATTCAGAAAATCCTTAACCTGAACCACGACCCGAACACCGCGGAGGACGCCACCAACGAAACCTCCGCACAAGGCCTCATTTCAACCCCTATACTCAACGAGGATGGCGACCCGATCTGGAAGGTGTTGGTATTTGACAATCTGGGCCGGGATGTTATCAGCAGCGTACTGCGTGTCAATGATCTCAGAGCTTGGGGGGTAACCATCCATCT GGGCCTCAATGCTACTCGATACCCTATTCCCGACGTCCCAGTTGTTTATCTTGTCGAGCCCACCGCTTCTAACATCCAGACAATTGCAAGCGATCTTCAGCGCGGCCTCTACTCCCCCGCCTACATCAATTTCCTATCCTCCGTTCCCCGCCCGCTTCTCGAAGACTTTGCGTCTCAAATAGCAACAACCGGAACGTCCGAGCATATTTCCCAGGTCTATGATCAGTACCTAAACTTCATTGTTTCCGAGCCGGATCTCTTCAGCCTAGGTATGGGGAATGATGCGTACTGGAGAATCAACAGTGCGAAGACAAGCGATGCCGATCTCGATGAAATCGTTGATAGAATTGTTAGCGGCCTATTTAGTGTCAGTGTTACGATGG GTGCCATACCAATCATCAGGTGTCCCAAGGGTGGTGCGGCGGAACTTATCGCCACGAAATTGGATCGCAAGCTGCGCGATCACATACTAAACTCCAAGGACAACCTATTCTCAACCAACAAAAAGTCCACCCCCGGCGTTCCCTCCGCGCGGCCGGTCTTAGTTATCGTTGACCGCAACGTCGATCTGGTTCCGATGCTCTCTCACTCGTGGACCTACCAGTCGCTTGTGCAAGATGTTCTCCAGATGCGGCTGAACCGTATAACGGTAGAAACGCCTCTAAACGAGTCCAACCCTTCCAGTGGCACCACAAAGAAAGCATATGACCTCGGCAGTAATGACTTCTTCTGGAAGCGTAACGCGGGTGCTCCATTTCCGCACGTTGCAGAAGAGATTGATGCCGAATTAACACGATATAAGGAGGATGCCACTGAAGTCACAAGGAAAACTGGAGCATCATCGATCGAGGATCTGCAGGCTGACACGAGTGCCTCCGCGCAACACCTCAAGGCCGCCATTACCCTCCTACCAGAGCTGCGAGAGCGCAAGTCAATCCTTGACATGCACATGAACATCGCCACTGCTCTTCTGAAAGGCATCAAGGACCGCCAACTAGATAACTTCTTCGAGCTTGAAGAAAGCATCACAAAGCAATCCAAGGCACAAATGCTTGAATTAGTCAATGACTCTGCCAAGGGCATCAACCCAACAGACAAGCTTCGAATTTTCCTAATCTGGTTCTTGAGCACCGAAACCGAACTCTCACGGGCAGACATCAGCCAGTTTGAAGAAGCACTCGCCCGCGCAGGAGTCGAAGATGTCAGCCCCATCGCGTATGTCAGGCAGGTCCGCGAGCTCACGCGCATGACAATGATGACCACGGCTGCaccgcaacaacaatcatCAGATATCTTCCGCGGATTTTCTTCCCTCTCCAACCGCCTAACAGACCGCATCACATCCGGAGCCCTAGGCGCCAACTTCGACTCCCTCATCTCCGGCGTCAAGAACTTCCTCCCCGCCAACAAAGACCTAACCCTCACCAAAATCACTGAATCAATCATGGACCCGACAGCAGCATCGAGCTCCGCAATCGCAAAAACAGAAAATTACCTATACTTCGACCCAAGGAGCACCAACGCCCGTGGAACCATCCCCCCTGCATCCGCCTCCCGCAACGCCCAAACAGGATCGTCTAGCGGTCCAGGCACAGGAGCGAGCTTCGGCCAGCGCCGCCAAGCCTTCAACGAAGCAATCGTCTTCACGGTCGGCGGTGGAAGCATGGACGAGTACGGTAACTTGCAAGACTGGGTACAGCGCACAAGCGGGCAACAGGGTAACGAGGGAGCGAACAACAACCGCCCCCCGAATGAGCCTCTCGGTGGCCCGAGACGGAGAGTTGTCTACGGCAGTACGGACTTGATGAACGCTAATGATTTCTTGACTGAGTCCTTGGCGAAATTGGGAAGGGAGGGCTAG
- a CDS encoding uncharacterized protein (COG:S;~EggNog:ENOG410PPB4;~InterPro:IPR035441,IPR000571,IPR036855;~PFAM:PF18345;~go_function: GO:0046872 - metal ion binding [Evidence IEA]), giving the protein MDPVNSASLPPEYWGLDPYANQDSSHHHSHPPQQQPTPQPPQQQPLGISWDHPVLHSQPPQRDQGHGLYQPPTPQSWQQNPLHHQPPMASPTPQELGIPAQYQQLPPYAQGQVAFDSRPSASDNSHYQSYSFNPNFYAPQHIAIPDAFSQSHSPQPPQQQSQPASYPPLHQNSLPQYAISPGFPDDPTHPSINFPNEFPQQPQGIPEQTINPQFINPPQPVTQNSSLNNQFVYVNPAEDPKMYRYFSDNVPMQSVMSQSRMNSGLVPGQAPRAAVAPSNGLKASPANTPLAAKPAPLRAKPPATKKQSQPKKTAIKKADGKGSVSSGSDSYESDDSLEIQEPEEPSPLPPARPNEPEAAAQYDALRAVWSPRNRRPKVDKVKNALVAFKDVVKSLRDTWKESAQALKTAENKGESSNTTELRKQVALQRRLMDVVVSTTLAKGHPIIIEKLGEHPMAVAALYSFLLDRHQASDIDGTLTLNILKLLARFITVDEDVLQKTNVAKLLPRFVKKGTPEVKTLSQTILDNATARTKRKQEKGKSGSKEGFPTKNPDGAAVDAAKKVVVTSNTKPGSKPSGPSTNGAAKRTQEAGQENKAPGGAASIAARPKANIVAPKPTNIFGTLTSASKKPGTSNAERAAAAKTSTPTEKKDAPRPAFSFGDIMADLNKQKEPAPQETPESKTPETEEEREKRLRKETRRKLRVTWKPDDSLTDIRYFTHDPDEELGPGDRSRQVGDVKGEGSVLKLHKNLDELEEDDDSSAREEQLFEYYVPSEIDDGDISAEDRARNHIKRGGTQQPTSPEAKAQEHREATTLMVFYTSPADVPPSAKEPPPPDNDEEVPEVVSFGELPDQVKARQERYYSMTKPQPTPQSQPSAQNNQFVFNLLKSIQNPSQPQQSTPPPQAPAPAQTPAFNLEQTISMLRQQQPQPQPQVPQVPQMPQPPAIDQRLLAMLYGGQQPPQQQSQPQPPPQPQPQPQPQAQPQQPAIPPYLAAIISQFSNQNQNQQTGSSTPPQAAAPDQSQSSGHYEDPERKRMRENGSSDGDDRYKRNRMNPPNKKHPKVGLVACRYWAEGRCLKGDDCTFRHDPL; this is encoded by the exons ATGGACCCAGTAAACTCGGCCTCGCTGCCGCCCGAATACTGGGGTCTGGATCCGTATGCAAACCAGGACTCTTCACATCACCATTCACAccctcctcagcagcagccgactccacaaccaccacaacagcagccCTTGGGAATCAGCTGGGACCATCCTGTGTTGCATTCACAGCCACCCCAACGTGACCAGGGCCATGGCTTATatcaaccaccaacaccccAGTCATGGCAGCAAAACCCGCTGCATCACCAACCTCCTATGGCTTCCCCGACACCGCAGGAACTGGGGATACCGGCGCAGTATCAGCAGCTGCCGCCGTATGCGCAGGGACAGGTGGCATTTGACTCGAGACCTTCAGCGTCCGATAATTCGCACTACCAGTCATACTCATTTAATCCCAACTTCTACGCCCCTCAACATATTGCGATTCCGGACGCCTTCTCACAGTCACATTCGCCGCAGCCCCCTCAACAGCAGTCGCAACCTGCCTCCTACCCACCACTGCACCAGAACTCTCTTCCGCAATATGCCATCTCTCCCGGATTTCCTGATGACCCTACG CACCCCTCCATAAACTTTCCCAATGAATTcccgcagcagccacagGGTATTCCGGAGCAGACAATTAACCCGCAGTTCATCAACCCTCCGCAACCGGTGACCCAGAACTCCTCTCTAAACAATCAATTTGTCTATGTCAATCCTGCAGAGGATCCAAA AATGTATAGGTATTTCTCGGATAATGTACCCATGCAGTCGGTTATGAGCCAGTCTAGAATGAACAGCGGTCTTGTTCCTGGCCAAGCTCCGAGGGCTGCGGTCGCTCCTAGTAATG GCCTTAAAGCTTCACCAGCAAACACTCCTTTGGCAGCTAAGCCTGCGCCACTACGAGCAAAACCACCTGCTACTAAAAAACAGTCTCAACCTAAAAAGACAGCTATTAAAAAGGCAGACGGGAAAGGCTCGGTTTCTTCGGGCTCAGATAGTTACGAGTCCGATGACTCTCTTGAGATACAAGAGCCAGAAGAGCCTTCTCCTCTGCCGCCTGCTCGTCCTAATGagcctgaagctgctgcacaaTATGATGCGCTCCGCGCTGTGTGGTCTCCGCGTAATAGACGGCCTAAGGTCGACAAAGTTAAGAACGCATTAGTTGCATTCAAAGATGTCGTTAAAAGCCTAAGGGATACGTGGAAAGAAAGCGCCCAAGCTTTGAAAACGGCAGAAAATAAGGGTGAATCGAGCAATACAACTGAGCTTAGAAAGCAGGTTGCCCTGCAACGACGCCTCATGGATGTCGTCGTCAGTACTACTCTTGCCAAAGGTCACCCTATCATCATTGAAAA GCTGGGTGAACATCCCATGGCTGTAGCAGCATTATACTCTTTCCTCTTGGATCGGCACCAAGCCTCCGATATTGACGGAACTTTGACTCTGAATATCCTGAAG TTGCTCGCCCGATTCATCactgttgatgaagatgtcctCCAAAAAACGAATGTGGCGAAATTGCTCCCAAGATTTGTGAAGAAGGGCACTCCGGAAGTGAAAACTCTCTCACAAACCATACTTGACAACGCCACCGCAAGGACCAAGCGGAAGCAGGAGAAAGGGAAATCAGGTTCAAAAGAAGGTTTCCCGACCAAAAACCCTGATGGCGCAGCTGTAGATG CTGCAAAGAAAGTAGTAGTTACGTCAAATACCAAGCCGGGCTCCAAGCCCAGCGGGCCCTCCACTAATGGCGCCGCTAAGCGCACTCAGGAGGCTGGACAAGAGAACAAGGCTCCTGGAGGCGCGGCCTCTATTGCTGCACGCCCGAAGGCGAACATTGTTGCACCAAAACCTACAAACATTTTTGGAACTTTAACTTCAGCCTCCAAGAAACCCGGTACATCGAATGCGGAGAGAGCCGCCGCCGCTAAGACCAG CACCCCTACTGAAAAGAAAGATGCCCCCCGACCAGCGTTTTCTTTCGGTGATATCATGGCAGACCTTAACAAGCAGAAAGAACCTGCTCCGCAGGAGACTCCTGAAAGTAAAACGCCCGAGACGGAAGAGGAACGGGAGAAGAGACTCCGCAAGGAGACACGAAGAAAATTGCGCGTTACCTGGAAACCTGATGACTCTCTTACTGATATTCGCTACTTCACCCACGATCCGGATGAGGAGCTTGGGCCGGGTGACCGTTCCCGACAAGTGGGCGATGTGAAGGGTGAAGGAAGCGTCCTCAAACTTCACAAGAATTTGGATGAacttgaagaggatgacgataGCAGTGCTCGAGAGGAACAGCTCTTTGAATATTATGTTCCCTCTG AAATTGACGATGGCGACATCTCCGCTGAGGACCGTGCGAGGAACCATATCAAACGTGGTGGCACCCAGCAACCTACGAGTCCCGAAGCGAAGGCCCAGGAGCATCGGGAAGCCACGACGCTTATGGTCTTCTACACTTCACCTGCGGACGTGCCTCCGTCTGCTAAGGAGCCCCCACCACCGGATAACGACGAAGAGGTGCCTGAGGTCGTCTCATTTGGAGAGCTGCCAGATCAAGTCAAGGCTCGACAAGAACGGTATTATTCGATGACCAAGCCTCAGCCGACACCCCAGAGCCAGCCGAGCGCGCAGAACAATCAGTTCGTCTTTAACCTGCTCAAATCCATCCAAAATCCTAGCCAGCCGCAACAGTCAACTCCCCCACCTCAAGCTCCCGCACCGGCGCAAACCCCTGCGTTCAACCTGGAGCAAACGATCAGCATGCTtcggcaacaacaaccccagccgCAGCCACAGGTGCCTCAAGTCCCACAAATGCCTCAGCCACCTGCAATTGATCAACGACTTCTGGCTATGCTTTACGGCGGACAACAaccgccgcagcaacagtcacaaccacaaccaccgccgcaacctcagcctcaacctcaacctcaagcccagcctcagcagccGGCCATACCGCCGTATCTTGCTGCCATCATATCCCAGTTTAGcaatcaaaatcaaaaccaGCAAACGGGTAGCAGCACCCCACCTCAAGCCGCGGCTCCAGATCAGTCCCAATCATCGGGGCACTACGAGGACCCAGAGCGTAAACGTATGCGCGAAAATGGTAGCTCTGATGGTGACGATAGGTACAAGCGGAACCGAATGAACCCACCCAATAAGAAACAT CCCAAGGTCGGATTAGTTGCATGCCGATACTGGGCTGAAGGAAGGTGTCTCAAGGGCGATGACTGTACATTTCGCCACGACCCTCTTTAA
- a CDS encoding DUF218 domain protein (COG:S;~EggNog:ENOG410PNAF): protein MYSQSDPYNTLYCTPSHYSTSLHSKRHPMPTHLIIVCCHAIYLGGPNKGRDEGEWLIEPFQRGETPTFTEHVKAGIRLLAEDADGLLVFSGGATKRPATEVTEGDSYLNLTKDNEFFGYASRIDPSSVTAETHAADSYQNVLFSILHFRLHTGVYPQRVTVVTHEFKRKRFMECHFPAVGLGEQGRGSVVGINPPEEVTPLKELVEGEERRGIGLWREDKYGVGDELKGKRTKRGWAYGMEKGLWVGVGLEAVVEDLVCWDGGECFPWIMGLPWCEK from the exons ATGTACTCCCAGTCTGACCCTTATAATACTCTTTATTGCACCCCTAGTCATTACTCTACTAGTCTTCACAGTAAACGACACCCAATGCCCACCCACTTAATCATCGTCTGTTGCCACGCAATCTACCTGGGCGGGCCAAATAAGGGTCGAGACGAGGGAGAATG GTTGATTGAGCCCTTTCAACGCGGGGAAACGCCTACGTTTACAGAGCATGTCAAGGCCGGTATTCGGCTCTTAGCAGAGGATGCGGATGGTTTACTGGTTTTTTCTGG GGGCGCGACAAAACGACCAGCGACTGAGGTTACAGAAGGAGATTCTTACCTG AACCTTACAAAAGACAACGAGTTCTTCGGCTACGCATCTCGTATAGATCCAAGCAGTGTGACAGCCGAAACACATGCAGCAGACTCTTACCAGAATGTGTTATTCTCTATTCTTCACTTTCGGTTGCATACGGGTGTATATCCGCAAAGGGTAACGGTGGTGACGCATGAGTTTAAGCGAAAACGGTTCATGGAGTGTCATTTCCCGGCTGTGGGGTTGGGTGAACAAGGTAGAGGGAGTGTTGTTGGAATCAATCCACCAGAGGAGGTGACGCCGTTAAAAGAGTTggtggagggagaggagagacGAGGTATTGGGCTATGGAGAGAGGATAAGTATGGTGTTGGGGATGAgttgaaggggaagaggacgaagcgAGGATGGGCTTATGGAATGGAAAAGGGACTgtgggttggtgttggtttGGAAGCTgtggttgaggatttggTTTGCTGGGATGGGGGCGAGTGTTTTCCATGGATAATGGGACTGCCTTGGTGTGAAAAGTGA
- the MAD2 gene encoding spindle checkpoint protein MAD2 (BUSCO:EOG09264BJC;~COG:D;~EggNog:ENOG410PFQB;~InterPro:IPR036570,IPR003511,IPR027097;~PFAM:PF02301;~go_process: GO:0007094 - mitotic spindle assembly checkpoint [Evidence IEA]), which translates to MSVSKDKSKVHKLSLKGSGKLVAEFFEYSINSILFQRGVYPPEDFTTVKKYGLNMLVTADDQVKAYIKKIMSQLNKWMVGGKISKLVVVITDKETGEHVERWQFDVEIFGKKSKSQSTRKSGDKENDTPGDTDSQTSEVEKTEKQIQEEIQAIFRQITASVTFLPVLDGDCTFNVLVYADADSEVPVEWGDSDAKDIKNAEKVQLRSFSTNNHRVETMVSYRLAD; encoded by the exons ATGTCTGTATCAAAAGACAAGTCCAAGGTTCACAAGCTCTCCTTGAAAG GATCGGGAAAGCTGGTGGCTGAATTT TTTGAATACTCTATCAACTCCATCCT GTTCCAACGAGGGGTGTATCCTCCAGAAGATTTCACAAC TGTCAAAAAGTATGGCTTGAACATGCTCG TCACCGCCGATGATCAGGTGAAGGCGTACATCAAGAAGATCATGTCTCAATTGAACAAATGGATGGTAGGAGGCAAGATCTCCAagcttgttgttgttataACGGACAAAGAGACTGGTGAGCACGTGGAGCGGTGGCAGTTTGATGTGGAAATATTTGGGAAGAAGTCCAAAAGTCAATCGACTCGCAAGTCAGGCGATAAGGAGAACGATACGCCGGG AGATACCGACTCTCAAACCTCGGAAGTCGAGAAAACAGAAAAGCAAATCCAAGAGGAGATCCAGGCTATCTTCCGACAGATCACTGCCTCTGTTACATTCCTTCCCGTGTTGGACGGCGACTGCACATTCAACGTCCTTGTCTACGCAGATGCAGACTCGGAAGTACCGGTCGAATGGGGCGACAGCGATGCCAAAGATATCAAGAATGCCGAGAAGGTACAGCTTCGGAGCTtcagcaccaacaaccacagGGTAGAAACGATGGTCAGCTACCGTCTTGCCGATTGA
- the GUF1 gene encoding GTPase GUF1 (COG:J;~EggNog:ENOG410PJNW;~InterPro:IPR000640,IPR035654,IPR005225,IPR038363, IPR027417,IPR000795,IPR031157,IPR006297,IPR013842, IPR035647,IPR009000;~PFAM:PF06421,PF00009,PF00679,PF01926;~go_function: GO:0003924 - GTPase activity [Evidence IEA];~go_function: GO:0005525 - GTP binding [Evidence IEA]) has product MRGCLQLAGWLSAAPKWPASSLLKASRSSYATRFFTTTSSYNASRGPSKVPMTDLEARISAIPIERYRNFCIVAHVDHGKSTLSDRLLELTGTIEPGTNKQVLDKLDVERERGITVKAQTCTMIYNHKGQDYLLHLVDTPGHVDFRAEVSRSYASCGGALLLVDASQGIQAQTVANFYLAFSQGLELVPVINKVDLPSAEPERALDQLQQSFELDTDDAVLVSAKTGLNVEQLLPTIAEKIPAPVGDSKKPLRMLLVDSWYDSYKGVICLVRVFDGELRAGQQVVSFVTGIKYFVGEVGIQYPTETAQTVLRAGQVGYIYFNPGMKRSKEAKIGDTFTTVGSEKLVEPLPGFEEPKAMVFVAAYPVDADHFEHLEDSVNQIVLNDRSITVQKESSEALGAGFRLGFLGTLHCSVFEDRLRQEHGASIIITPPSVPVKVIWKDGKEDVITSPAKFPDEDTVRMKVAELQEPYVLATLTFPDEYLGKVIELCEANRGEQQSLEYFTSTQVILKYQLPLAQLVDDFFGKLKGGTKGYASLDYEESGWRTSNIVKLQLLVNKAPVDAVARLLHYSQVERLGRQWVTKFKQHVDRQLFEVIIQAAVGRKVVARETVKPYRKDVLAKLHASDVSRRRKLLEKQKEGRKRLRAVGNVVIEHKAFQAFLSK; this is encoded by the exons ATGCGAGGATGCCTGCAATTAGCCGGATGGCTGAGCGCGGCTCCGAAATGGCCTGCGTCCAGCCTTCTTAAGGCATCCAGATCTTCCTACGCAACGCGGTTTTTTaccaccacctcttcctaCAATGCCTCAAGGGGCCCTTCGAAAGTTCCTATGACCGATCTCGAAGCTAGAATATCCGCAATTCCAATTGAACGATACCGAAACTTCTGTATTGTCGCGCACGTCGACCATGGAAAGAGCACGCTCTCCGACCGACTCCTGGAACTTACCGGCACAATCGAACCGGGGACGAATAAGCAGGTTCTAGACAAACTCGATGTTGAGCGAGAACGAGGAATTACAGTCAAGGCACAGACATGTACTATGATATACAACCATAAAGGGCAGGACTATCTTCTCCACCTTGTTGACACCCCCGGCCACGTCGATTTTCGCGCGGAAGTGTCGCGGAGTTACGCAAGTTGCGGAGGAGCGCTACTTTTGGTTGATGCCAGTCAAGGTATTCAGGCACAGACCGTCGCAAACTTTTACCTTGCTTTTTCCCAGGGATTGGAGTTGGTTCCTGTCATAAATAAGGTGGACCTACCGTCCGCCGAACCGGAGCGGGCTCTCGATCAGTTGCAGCAGTCCTTTGAACTTGATACCGATGATGCAGTGCTTGTTTCAGCAAAAACAGGACTGAATGTGGAACAGCTCCTTCCTACCATCGCGGAGAAGATTCCTGC ACCGGTCGGCGACTCTAAGAAACCTCTCCGCATGCTACTTGTCGATTCTTGGTACGATTCTTACAAGGGCGTTATCTGCCTGGTCCGTGTATTCGATGGTGAACTCCGCGCAGGTCAGCAAGTTGTGTCATTCGTAACAGGGATTAAGTATTTCGTGGGGGAAGTTGGTATCCAATATCCAACCGAAACCGCCCAAACTGTCCTCCGCGCTGGTCAAGTCGGATACATTTACTTCAATCCGGGTATGAAACGAAGTAAAGAAGCCAAAATTGGTGACACATTTACAACGGTCGGGTCGGAGAAGCTCGTGGAGCCGCTGCCTGGATTCGAAGAGCCCAAAGCAATGGTCTTTGTGGCTGCGTATCCTGTAGATGCAGACCATTTCGAGCACCTGGAGGACAGCGTTAACCAGATCGTTCTTAATGACCGAAGTATCACTGTGCAAAAAGAATCCTCGGAGGCACTTGGGGCAGGCTTCAGACTCGGTTTCCTGGGAACTCTACACTGCTCGGTGTTTGAGGATCGCCTTCGTCAGGAGCATGGTGCGAGTATTATCATTACACCGCCATCCGTCCCAGTCAAGGTCATCTGGAAAGATGGCAAGGAAGATGTTATTACCAGCCCTGCTAAATTCCCTGACGAGGACACAGTGCGCATGAAGGTCGCGGAGTTGCAAGAGCCGTACGTTTTGGCCACTTTGACATTCCCAGATGAATACCTCGGAAAAGTCATTGAACTTTGTGAAGCGAACCGAGGGGAGCAACAGAGCTTGGAGTATTTCACCTCAACTCAAGTCATCCTCAAGTACCAGCTCCCTCTGGCCCAACTGGTCGACGATTTCTTTGGCAAGCTGAAAGGCGGAACGAAAGGATATGCTTCGCTAGACTACGAAGAATCTGGTTGGAGAACTAGCAACATCGTCAAGCTGCAACTACTCGTTAACAAAGCACCTGTGGATGCTGTCGCTCGACTATTGCATTACAGCCAAGTAGAGAGACTAGGAAGGCAGTGGGTGACCAAGTTCAAACAGCATGTCGACCGACAGCTGTTCGAGGTTATCATCCAGGCTGCGGTCGGTCGCAAAGTCGTGGCGCGTGAAACAGTCAAGCCATACCGGAAAGATGTGCTGGCAAAACTTCATGCCAGTGATGTTAGTCGGCGAAGGAAGCTGTTGGAGAAACAGAAGGAAGGACGAAAGCGACTCAGAGCCGTTGGAAATGTGGTGATTGAGCACAAGGCGTTCCAAGCATTCTTGTCGAAGTAG